In Bombus affinis isolate iyBomAffi1 chromosome 11, iyBomAffi1.2, whole genome shotgun sequence, one genomic interval encodes:
- the LOC126921627 gene encoding dynein axonemal assembly factor 10, translating to MDKFEKPQIICHIEKSVNYSLFDAKWIPCSAKFVVMGSRPRGSGIIQIYEVSSGELNLVKDIERSQPIKCGTFKASSLKDRYLATGDFQGKLNIYNLEDPSIPIYTTVAHDEIINSIDGVAGQNIGCGAPELVTGSRDGSVKVWDPRLKGRPVAVMEPKEGEDRRDCWTVAFGNSYNSEERVVAAGYDNGDVKMFDLKAMAVLWESNLKNGVCSIEFDRKDIPMNKLVATTLESKFYLFDLKTQHPKKGFTYLTEKAHNATVWLVRHLPQNREIFVTCGGGGSLCLWKYNYPEKRKIVDVDGIDRGIVGNLTLLQNTIVSSQPVSSLDWSPDKQGLAVCTAFDQCLRVIITTKLNTF from the exons ATGGATAAATTTGAGAAACCGCAGATAATTTGTCATATTGAGAAATCGGTAAATTATTCCTTATTCGACGCAAAATGGATTCCGTGCAGCGCAAAATTTGTGGTTATGGGCTCACGACCTCGTGGTAGCGGTATTATACAAATCTATGAAGTTTCTAGCGGCGAATTAAATCTTGTTAAAGATATCGAACGATCTCAACCGATAAAATGCGGAACCTTTAAAGCGTCTAGCCTAAAAGACAGATATTTAGCAACTGGTGATTTTCAG GGTAAATTGAACATCTACAACCTAGAAGACCCCTCGATACCAATTTATACTACTGTTGCTCATGATGAGATTATAAACAGTATCGATGGTGTAGCTGGACAGAACATCGGATGCGGCGCACCGGAATTAGTAACTGGCTCTAGGGATGGAAGTGTTAAAGTCTGGGATCCTAGATTGAAAGGTCGGCCAGTTGCTGTAATGGAACCTAAAGAGGGTGAAGATCGTAGAGATTGCTGGACAGTTGCATTTGGGAATTCATACAATTCTGAGGAAAGAGTTGTAGCTGCTGGTTATGATAATGGAGATGTAAAAATGTTTGATTTGAAAGCAATGGCTGTTTTGTGGGAAAGTAATCTTAAAAATGGAGTTTGTAGCATTGAATTTGATAGAAAGGATATTCCAATGAATAAATTAGTAGCTACCACTTTGGAGTCAAAGTTTTATTTGTTTGACTTAAAAACTCAGCATCCTAAAAAAGGATTTACTTATCTAACTGAGAAG GCACATAATGCAACAGTATGGTTAGTCAGACACTTGCCCCAAAATCGTGAAATATTTGTTACTTGTGGTGGAGGAGGAAGCCTTTGTTTATGGAAATA tAATTATCCAGAGAAACGAAAAATAGTAGACGTAGATGGTATTGACCGCGGAATCGTCGGTAATCTAACTCTTTTACAAAACACTATTGTTTCATCACAACCTGTTAGTTCCCTAGACTGGAGTCCAGACAAACAGGGTTTGGCTGTTTGCACTGCGTTTGATCAATGTTTGAGGGTAATTATCACCACAAAACTTaatactttttaa
- the LOC126921617 gene encoding condensin complex subunit 3, producing MKRNTNNYMKEIFHSVQFNKTCHQSNLKKLKKCYEQTNELDFWNCFISCFKVPLTFAQRHPRVENTLEFVAKFAASLYSAINDNESEEPMCPFLSNLFEFLLTNHSAKDIGVRFRICHFLNMLLNSMGDQAFIDDAVCDKITASMMDRLLDRSPKVRAQAIFALHRLQDPTDEQCPVIKMYIFHASKDPNAMVRKAALMSMGKNQSTLQVALRRTRDVDEAVRKMAYEFISKVTVRSLTITQRDQLLNDGLKDRSDIIKKTVQNVLLPSWLRHFNGKFISLITALDAEIGTDVSILALDSLFKNTTLNTLIEQLPIDKETKLIPVNKLGSETALYWRCLVKYVQRESCTEELETILPELSMFCNYISDFLSAISAQQTETWVNHMQKFVLLQLFEIVTTYDLSDEVGRKKLNELIRNILMGNYWTEKLVECAVTHLKNVIPDVNSRLDTLANIISEIRLPLKETITQTQITEEQQHEINLKRAKLKVKLLELKEEEYQAIQDKQYLKADGLKNQINELNEEIVKLSEKPQITQTIANEEIKEKSDSATMIKCLTIICTMMQSVTSLTPTLQSLMQIALDSLDHPDDKVHILALKAVSVCCILDRELAKQHIMMLFLQFSLEQENPDIWIVALKGIFDLLLLYGLEHFDILENVPDNTGSKSEKSRTKLFTDTDTEVSVASLRKSEAERGNCNFIKIIAGLLDNANQGLRTVAAEGLCKLLLHRRITSSSLLSRLIILCYNPVNDSDFYLRQCLTGFFDNFVTFVPDAHMLLEEAYLPTLQILCNAPDISPLQEIDPYEVSRFILNLTRLETRKPGGENFCAHNSLVFSILAEVLNTESNIDKETLIKSLKDLHLELDDNTSKKNLQEAIDKVMEMVVSDKRLVRYVELFMKKLNAPNATDVAEDEDTEADE from the exons atgaaacgaaatacaaataattatatgaaagaaatatttcatagtgttcaatttaataaaacttGTCATCagagtaatttaaaaaaattgaagaaatgCTACGAACAG ACTAATGAATTAGATTTTTGGAACTGCTTTATATCCTGTTTTAAAGTTCCACTTACTTTTGCACAGCGACATCCACGAGTTGAGAATACTCTGGAGTTTGTTGCTAAATTTGCCGCTAGTTTATATTCAGCCATAAATGATAATGAATCTGAGGAACCGATGTGTCCATTTCTTTCCAACCTGTTTGAATTTCTCCTAACGAATCATAGTGCAAAAGACATAGGAGTAAGATTTCGTATTTGTCATTTTTTGAATATGTTATTAAATTCTATGGGTGATCAGGCTTTTATTGATGATGCTGTCTGTGATAAAATTACTGCTTCTATGATGGATCGGTTGTTAGATAGATCGCCAAAAGTTAGAGCTCAGGCAATTTTTGCTTTACATAGACTTCAAGATCCTACAGACGAGCAATGTCctgttataaaaatgtatatatttcatgCCAGCAAAGATCCAAATGCTATGGTTCGTAAAGCAGCATTGATGAGCATGGGAAAGAATCAAAGTACTTTACAAGTTGCATTAAGAAGAACCAGAGATGTGGATGAGGCAGTTCGTAAAATGGCATATGAATTCATTAGTAAAGTAACAGTAAGATCTTTAACTATTACACAAAGAGATCAACTGCTAAATGATGGTTTAAAAGATAGATctgatataattaaaaaaactgTTCAAAATGTTCTATTACCATCATGGTTAAGACATTTTAATGGTAAATTCATCAGTTTAATAACAGCTCTTGATGCTGAGATTGGTACAGATGTATCTATTTTAGCTCTAGATTCTTTATTTAA gAACACTacattaaatacattaatagaACAATTACCGATAGATAAAGAGACTAAATTAATACCAGTGAATAAATTGGGCAGTGAAACTGCACTGTATTGGAGATGCTTAGTAAAATATGTTCAACGTGAATCTTGTACAGAAGAATTGGAAACAATTTTGCCAGAATTATCAATGTTCTGCAATTATATTTCCGATTTCCTTTCAGCAATATCTGCACAACAAACTGAAACATGGGTAAATCATATGCAGAAATTTGTCCTATTACAGTTATTTGAAATAGTAACAACTTATGATTTATCTGATGAAGTTGGAAGAAAAAAGTTGAATGAATTAATACGTAATATTTTGATGGGTAATTACTGGACTGAAAAACTTGTTGAATGTGCAGTAACACACCTAAAAAACGTTATACCCGATGTAAATAGCAGACTAGATACATTAGCTAACATAATCAGTGAAATTAGATTGCCTTTGAAAGAAACTATAACACAAACACAAATCACAGAGGAACAACAACACGAGATTAACTTAAAA AGAGCAAAACTTAAGGTAAAGTTATTAgaattaaaagaagaagaatatcAGGCTATACAAGACAAACAGTATTTAAAGGCAGATggtttaaaaaatcaaataaacGAATtgaatgaggaaatagtaaaaTTATCAGAAAAACCTCAAATAACACAAACTATAGCTAATGAGGAGATCAAAGAAAAGAGTGATTCTGCAACAATGATAAAATGTCTAACTATAATATGTACAATGATGCAGTCTGTAACTTCGTTAACGCCAACACTTCAAAGCCTTATGCAAATAGCGCTTGATAGTTTAGAT CATCCGGATGATAAAGTACATATCTTAGCATTAAAAGCAGTTAGTGTTTGTTGTATATTGGACAGGGAATTAGCTAAACAACATATTATGATGTTATTCTTACAATTTTCTTTGGAACAAGAAAATCCAGATATTTGGATTGTTGCTTTGAAAGGAATCTTTGACCTTTTATTGTTATACGGCCTGGAGCATTTTGATATATTAGAAAATGTACCCGATAATACTGGTAGTAAATCAGAAAAATCTCGCACTAAATTATTTACAGATACCGACACAGAAGTTTCTGTAGCATCTCTACGTAAATCAGAAGCAGAACGAGgcaattgtaattttattaaaattatagccGGATTATTAGATAATGCA AATCAAGGACTAAGAACAGTTGCCGCGGAAGGTCTTTGCAAATTGTTACTTCATCGACGAATTACTAGTTCGAGTTTATTGTCaagattaataattttatgttaCAATCCTGTAAACGATAGCGACTTCTATCTTCGACAATGTCTAACTGGTTTCTTCGATAATTTTGTCACATTCGTACCTGATGCACACATGTTATTAGAAGAAGCATACTTGCCGACCTTACAAATTTTATGTAATGCACCAGACATCAGTCCCTTACAAGAAATTGATCCTTATGAAGTATCCAGGTTTATATTAAACTTGACTAGGCTTGAAACTCGTAAACCTGGGGGAGAGAATTTCTGTGCGCATAATAGCCTCGTTTTTTCTATTTTGGCAGAGGTATTAAATACAGAAAGCAACATTGACAAAGAAACTCTTATTAAATCGTTGAAAGATTTGCATTTGGAATTGGATGATAACACGTCTAAAAAAAACTTACAGGAAGCTATCGATAAAGTGATGGAAATG gTAGTTTCTGATAAACGGTTAGTAAGATACGTGGAGCTTTTTatgaaaaagttaaatgctcCTAATGCTACCGATGTAGCAGAAGATGAAGACACTGAAGCTGATGAATGA
- the LOC126921615 gene encoding helicase SKI2W, with translation MDVKDNKQQLQFELPPIWPDIRTELREHIECLDNLPMYHLNNTQCYWSRDPDILSLLDCDLAPLGTILKFDRDPVTGKLGEMHEVPLKSAGETARNSMSMTRAPGPASDNIRGNTSNIPFWPGGFDEPEVTMNPSLEEIDFENNLRTLAKGFSAGVEFKSDNCTPKEKTATATELEPSELEKKNEIERIADKINLMAIIKEEQDEFDFWKSEIKEIKETKEETKIKTSDIEQAAFDEIASFLEEADIPILNISKIPVETAKSKWAEQIDVSVPITDFEKRIPELAMSFPYELDTFQKQAILKLEEGCNVFVAAHTSAGKTTVAEYAIALSQKHMTKVIYTSPIKALSNQKYRDLKRKFDSVGLLTGDLQINPNASCLIITTEILQSMLYCASEILRDLEFVIFDEVHYINNDERGHVWEESVILLPQTVTLVMLSATVPNPLIFADWVGRTKKKKTYVISTLKRPVPLQHYLYTGTDGKTKDNKFLVLDESGHFLLDGWYKATTTQNPKNQSNKNAKDVKRKPMQRQMTPKQEQVLWNAFISHLRTQNMLPVVVFMLSRKRCDMSAVLLRNVDLTTETEKHTIRTFFQNNIRHLKGTDRQLPQVLMMRELLESGIGIHHSGILPILKEIVEMLFQTGVVKLLFATETFAMGVNMPARTVVFDSIKKYDGTNFRILYPSEYVQMAGRAGRRGHDTAGMVIVMCQTLVPHFNELQNMMCGQAQNLESKFKVTYSMVLNLRRLNESVTVEAMMRRSFKESPVVINQNNYKIQLQRLENELSKLPPLTDLQKNLSDFYRLAVEYLEYLKYLKSYFYETQKKAIKCLTAGRVLLISYESHYNKLAILLSTVQNKGSKQYRVLVLKNSNATNSVKETLLKEKSEKVKKSDKWYDIVALTKKEIFVPVGIPLDEVLTIAAWNILEITNCEIKIDCNLVLANWEKRQISRFRNEPPSQTMQTAIEELMTLSLKAYRNSSVLQPYLQMKMNYDIDMKLNHLCELAKAMYDINCTEIVNFEEQFEVVYERSELESERNKLQLKLSDEGLSLYPEYTNAVALLKDLGYIDNDERVALKGRVALQMGNNELLITELILRNVLTVRQPAEIAALLSALIFQQRTDIEPNLTPELKKNCLIIKQIHAELEALEQHYQLVTLQPLNFGLVEVVYDWAQAKSFAEIMEKTDVQEGIIVRCIQQLSETLRDVKNAAITIGDPVLKEKMEEASTVIKRDIVFTASLYTQN, from the exons atggaTGTAAAAGATAATAAGCAAcag TTACAATTTGAATTGCCACCCATTTGGCCCGATATTAGAACTGAATTAAGGGAGCATATAGAATGTTTAGATAATCTTCCAATGTACCATCTAAACAATACACAATGTTATTGGTCAAGGGACCCTGATATTTTATCTCTTTTGGATTGTGACTTAGCACCACTTGGTACCATATTAAAATTTGATCGTGATCCTGTTACTGGGAAACTTGGGGAGATGCATGAGGTACCTTTAAAATCAGCAGGTGAAACTGCACGAAATTCTATGTCTATGACTCGTGCACCAGGTCCAGCTAGTGATAATATCAGAG GAAATACTAGTAATATACCATTCTGGCCTGGTGGTTTTGATGAACCTGAGGTAACAATGAATCCGTCACTGGAGGAAATAGACTTTGAAAACAATTTAAGAACTTTGGCAAAAGGATTTAGTGCAGGTGTAGAATTTAAAAGTGACAATTGTACTCCAAAAGAAAAGACGGCAACTGCCACAGAGTTGGAACCATCAGAATtagagaaaaaaaatgaaattgaaagAATAGCGGATAAGATCAATTTAATGGCCATTATAAAGGAAGAACAAGATGAATTTGACTTTTGGAAgtcagaaataaaagaaataaaagaaacaaaagaagaaactaaAATAAAAACTTCAGATATAGAACAAGCAGCATTTGATGAAATTGCTTCGTTCTTAGAGGAAGCAGATATacctattttaaatatttcaaaaatacctGTGGAAACTGCAAAGTCAAAATGGGCAGAACAAATAGATGTGTCTGTTCCAATAACTGATTTCGAAAAACGTATTCCTGAACTAGCGATGAGTTTTCCATATGAGTTAGATACTTTTCAGAAACAAGCCATTCTTAAACTAGAAGAAGGCTGTAATGTATTTGTGGCCGCACACACGTCGGCCGGGAAAACAACAGTAGCAGAATATGCTATTGCATTAAGTCAGAAACATATGACAAa aGTTATTTATACATCTCCCATAAAAGCACTTTCAAACCAAAAATATCGCGATCTTAAACGAAAATTTGACAGTGTGGGATTGTTAACAGGAGATTTGCAAATTAACCCCAATGCTTCGTGTCTTATCATAaccacggaaattttacaatctATGTTATACTGTGCATCAGAAATTTTAAGGGATTTAGAATTTGTTATATTTGACGAAGTGCACTACATCAATAACGACGaa CGTGGTCATGTTTGGGAAGAAAGTGTGATCCTTTTGCCACAAACAGTTACTCTAGTAATGTTGTCTGCAACTGTGCCCAATCCTTTAATATTTGCTGATTGGGTTGGCcgtacaaaaaagaaaaaaacatatGTAATAAGCACATTAAAACGACCTGTACCGCTCCAACATTATTTATACACTGGAACTGATGGTAAAACTAAGGACAACAAATTTTTAGTGTTGGATGAAAGTGGTCATTTTCTATTAGATGG ATGGTACAAAGCAACAACTACGCAAAATCCGAAAAATCAAAGTAATAAAAATGCTAAAGATGTTAAAAGGAAACCAATGCAACGACAGATGACTCCAAAACAGGAACAAGTATTGTGGAATGCTTTTATAAGTCATTTAAGAACTCAG AACATGTTGCCTGTTGTTGTCTTTATGTTATCACGAAAGAGATGCGATATGAGCGCTGTATTATTAAGAAACGTAGATCTTACAACCGAGACTGAAAAGCACACTATTCGAACTTTTTTTCAAAATAACATTCGGCATTTAAAAGGCACCGATAGACAATTGCCGCAAGTGCTTATGATGCGAGAATTATTAGAAAGTGGAATTGGTATCCATCACAGTGGTATATTACCTATTTTGAAAGAAATAGTGGAAATGTTATTTCAAACTGGAGTGGTAAAA TTACTCTTTGCAACAGAAACATTTGCAATGGGTGTAAATATGCCAGCACGCACTGTGGTTTTCGAttctataaaaaaatatgaCGGTACTAATTTTCGAATACTTTATCCTTCTGAATATGTACAAATGGCTGGTCGAGCTGGTCGTAGAGGTCATGATACAGCTGGAATGGTTATAGTCATGTGTCAAACATTGGTGCCACATTTTAACGAGTTACAAAATATGATGTGTGGTCAAGCTCAGAACTTAGAGTCTAAATTTAAAGTAACATATTCCATGGTTCTAAATCTGAGAAGGCTAAATGAGTCAGTAACAGTTGAAGCAATGATGCGAAGATCTTTTAAAGAATCACCAGTAGTTATAAACCAAAATAATTACAAGATACAATTGCAGAGATTGGAAAATGAACTATCAAAATTGCCACCATTAACAGATCTACAGAAAAACTTATCTGACTTTTATCGACTAGCTGTTGAGTATTTAGAATATCTTAAGTATCTGAAATCCTATTTTTATGAGACTCAGAAAAAAGCAATAAAATGTTTAACAGCTGGTAGAGTATTGTTGATATCATATGAAAGCCATTATAATAAATTAGCTATATTACTGAGCACTGTTCAAAATAAAGGTAGTAAACAATACAGGGTATTAGTCCTTAAAAATTCTAATGCAACAAATTCTGTCAAGGAAACATTATTGAAAGAAAAAAGCGAAAAAGTTAAGAAATCCGATAAATGGTACGATATTGTTGCTTTAACGAAAAAGGAAATATTTGTACCAGTTGGAATTCCATTAGATGAAGTGTTAACTATAGCTGCATGGAATATATTGGAAATAACAAATTGTGAAATTAAAATAGATTGCAACTTGGTTTTGGCAAATTGGGAAAAAAGACAAATATCAAGATTTAG aaatgAGCCTCCCAGTCAGACTATGCAAACAGCTATAGAAGAATTAATGACATTATCTCTTAAAGCTTATCGCAATTCTTCTGTTCTACAACCATATCTACAAATGAAAATGAACTATGATATCGATatgaaattaaatcatttatgcGAATTAGCGAAAGCTATGTATGATATTAATTGTACAGAGATAGTAAATTTCGAAGAGCAGTTTGAAGTTGTATACGAACGAAGTGAATTAGAGAGCGAAAGGAATAAACTACAATTGAAACTTAGCGATGAAGGATTAAGCTTGTATCCGGAATATACAAATGCTGTTGCACTTCTTAAAGATTTGGGATATATAGATAATGACGAAAGAG TTGCATTAAAAGGTCGTGTTGCTTTACAAATGGGAAATAACGAATTACTAATCACCGAACTTATTCTCAGAAATGTGTTAACTGTACGTCAACCAGCTGAAATAGCAGCATTGTTATCTGCTTTAATATTCCAACAACGAACTGATATTGAACCAAATTTAACGCCAGAATTAAAGaag AATTGCCTTATAATAAAGCAAATACATGCCGAATTAGAAGCTTTAGAACAACATTATCAGTTGGTAACGTTGCAACCACTAAACTTTGGTTTAGTAGAGGTAGTTTATGACTGGGCACAAGCAAAGTCATTCGCCGAGATTATGGAGAAAACGGATGTACAAGAAGGGATTATAGTACGGTGTATACAACAACTAAGTGAAACATTACGAGATGTAAAAAATGCAGCCATTACTATAGGTGATCCCGTTTTAAAGGAAAAAATGGAAGAAGCCTCTACTGTTATTAAAAGGGATATTGTTTTTACTGCATCCTTGTATACTCAAAATTAA
- the LOC126921629 gene encoding protein SEC13 homolog, translating to MVSVLNTVDTGHEDMIHDAEMDYYGLRLATCSSDNSVKIFDLKNGSQSLVADLKGHVGPVWQVTWAHPKFGNLLASCSYDRKVIIWKELGEWTKIYEHNGHDSSVNSVAWAPHEFGLILACGSSDGSVSILINNGDTWDTQKITNAHTIGCNAVSWCPAIEPSFDASGTQKNGPIKRLATGGCDNLVKIWKEEGDRWIEEDKLEAHSDWIRDVAWAPAVGPSKAALASCSQDRRVIVWTSNDYTSWTPTILNVFDDVIWNVSWSLTGGILAVSGGDNKVSLWRENTEGQWTCISETNKGQGNLNNTEQRAL from the exons ATGGTATCAGTTTTAAATACGGTTGATACCGGTCATGAAGATATGATTCATGATGCAGAAATGGATTATTATGGTTTGAGGTTAGCAACTTGTTCCAGTGATAACTCGGTTAAAATCTTTGATTTAAAAAATGGTTCACAAAGTTTAGTAGCCGATCTTAAGGGTCATGTTGGACCTGTGTGGCAAGTTACTTGGGCACATCCTAAATTTGGAAATCTTTTAGCGTCTTGTAGTTACGATCG AAAAGTAATTATTTGGAAAGAATTAGGAGAATGGACAAAGATTTATGAACACAATGGTCATGATTCCTCTGTTAACTCAGTGGCTTGGGCACCACATGAATTTGGCTTAATCTTAGCCTGTGGCAGCTCTGATGGTTCAGTATCCATACTTATTAATAATGGAGATACATGGGATACACAAAAAATTACAAATGCCCATACTATTGGATGCAATGCGGTGAGTTGGTGTCCTGCTATTGAACCCAGCTTTGATGCCAGTGGAACACAAAAAAATGGACCAATAAAGAGATTAGCCACAGGAGGTTGTGACAATTTAGTTAAAATTTGGAAAGAAGAAGGTGATAGGTGGATCGAAGAAGACAAACTTGAAGCACATAGTGATTGG ATAAGAGATGTTGCGTGGGCACCTGCAGTTGGACCATCCAAAGCAGCTTTGGCTTCTTGTTCACAAGATCGTCGTGTAATTGTATGGACCTCCAATGATTATACTAGTTGGACACCAACCATTCTTAATGTTTTCGACGATGTCATTTGGAATGTTAGTTGGTCATTAACTGGAGGTATATTAGCTGTTAGTGGTGGAGATAATAAAGTATCTCTTTGGCGTGAAAATACAGAAGGTCAATGGACCTGTATTTCTGAGACAAATAAAGGTCAAGGTAATCTTAATAACACGGAACAACGTGCACTATAA